A segment of the Streptosporangiales bacterium genome:
TGGGTCATCGACTGCACGAGCGGGAACGTCTGCAGCGCACCGACGAACGTCACCAGCACGATGATGACAGCGAACGGCGTGATCATCGGCAGCGTGATGTGTCGCTGTAAGGCCCACCACCCGGCGCCGTCGACGCGCGCTGCCTCGTACAGGTCGTGGGGCACGGTCTGCAGGGCGACGAGCCAGTAGATCATGGCCATGCCCATCCACTTCCACACGAACACACCGGCGACCGACCACAGGGAGAGGTTGGGATCGCCGAGGAAGTCGATCGGCTGGTTCACTGCGCCGACGTCGAGCAGCGCCTGGTTCAGCGGACCGTCGAATGGGTTCATGATCATCGACATCACGACACCGACGATCGCCGTGGTCGTCACCACAGGCAGGAAGAACATGGTGCGGAACACCGCACGCATCCGCAGTGCCTGGTCGTTGAGGACGATCGCGGCGAGCAGCGCGAGCACCAGCATCACCGGCACCGCCGCCGCGGTGAAGAGGAAGGTGCGCCCGAACGCGTCCCAGAACGCGGGATCGGTGACCGCCTCGCGGTAGTTGGCCAGGCCGACGAAGATGCGGTCGGTGTCGAGTCCCGACCAGTCGAGCAGCGAGATGTGCCACGACGCGACCATCGGGTAGAACGTGAACACCGTACCGAGCACGAGGGTCGGCAACATGAAAACGTAGCACCAGCGCGCATTCCACAACCGCGCGCGCAACGTGGCGCCGTGCTCCTGCCCGGTGCCTCCCAGGCGGGCGGCCTGTCCGACGACCGCCACGGATCACCGGCCCTTGTAGTCGGCCGGCAGGTAGTCCTTGCGTGGGTCCCAGTTCTCGAACACCCAGTCCTCGCGGCTGACCTTCGCACCCTTCTTCTGCACCGCGGCGATCGCGTCGTCGAGCATCTGGTTGCGCCTACCGGCCAGGTCGGCGAGCGCCTTCTTCGGGTTCGTCTCCTCGCCGACCATGATCGCCTGGATGACCGCGCCGAAGTCCTCCACCACCGGCGTTTTCAGCTCCTGGTTGGCCAGCGCGACATCGGGGTTCGCGACAACCGGCTGCGGGTTGGCGACCATCGCGTCGGCGATCTCCACGCACCGCTTCCCCTCGGCGGTGTAGTCCTTGGCGGCCGTCGCTCTGGCCTTCTCGAAGATCGGCGGGTTCCCGCAGTTGACGATCTCTCCCCAGCGGGTCTGGCCTTCGTCGCTGAGCACGTACGACAGCACGTCGCCGGCCACCGCCTTTGAGCTCGCTCTTCGCGTAGATGCACACGGAGTCTGAGCCGAAGCGGGTGTAACCGAGCGGGAGTGGGTCTTCGACCGGTGTCGGATGGTCAGCGACGCCGAACTCGAAGTCCGGGTTGTCGTTCTGCCACTGGGCGGCGACCCACGGCCCACCGGACACCATGCCGGCACCGCCGCGCACCACGCGTGGCCATGCTTCCGGCGCGGACAGCGAGTTCGAACCTGGGAACAGGCTGCCGTCCTTACGTAGCGCGAGTACCACGTCGATCGCCTCGAGCACCTCAGGCTTGGTGAAGAAGAACTCCCCGGTGCGGCCATCGATGCCGTCGCCGGTGTCGATGCCGAGGCCGGCCTTTCGTGCCATGTACTCGACCGAGCTCGTCAGCCGGTTGGGTTGGCCGATCTCGAGCACCACGCCGTAGACCTGATCGATCTTCTTCGTCATCTTCCGTGCCGCGTCGCGGTACTCGTCGACGGTGAGCGGTTTCTCCGCCGGGTCGTAGCCGGCCTCGTCCATCAGCTGCTTGTTGTAGTGCAGGAGGCAGAAGTGGCGCTGCTCGGTGCCGAGCGGCACCATGTAGAGCTTGCCGGCGTAGATCTGTTGTCCCTCGGCGAAGGTGCCGTCGGGGAACTTCTTCTTCCACGCCTCGACGTCCGGCACCAGGTCGTCGAACGGCGCTACCCACCCCTCGGCGACGGCCTTCTGGATGGTGATCGACGGCGGCAGCTGGAACACGTCGTGGGCCGTGCCGTTGCGGATGCCGAGCGGGATCGCCTCGTCCATCCGGTTCACCAGCATGCCGTCGTACTTGACGGTGACGTTCTGGTGCTTCTTCTGGTAGGCCTCGAAGAACGCGTCCCAGAAGGGCTTCTTGGTGTCACCGCTGTCGACCAGACGGAACGTGACGTCCTTGCTAGGCAGCGACTTCCTGGGATCCGGGATGTGGAACGTGCCCTCTGCACCGGAGCGATCGCGGTACCCGGTATCGCAACCGGCCAGGCCGGCCACGGCGGCGCCGAGACCGCCGGTAAGCGCAAGGAAGCTGCGCCTGCTGACTGCTGAGACGTCACTGCTGTGGTGGCTCATCCGTACAACTCCCGAGGTCGACAGAGTTGTGCATGGACCGGGTCACCCGCGCTCCAGTGCACGTCCCAGAGCGCCACAGTAATCGATTTCTGAAACGTGTCAATGGACCGCTAGGTCGACCACTACGCCGCGCGAGGTAACCGCCCGTGCCGTGGTACGGGTGCCGGCGACCTCCGGGCCGGATGGAGGCCAGCCTCACCAATGACAAGCGGGGTCGCCGAAAGCGTCGCCATGAGCGTGGGCGTCCGACGGTCGTATCGACCACAAGGCACGCGCCCTTCACCAGCGCAAATGCCGCGGAATCGCTGCTCTTCGGGCGGGCGTTACGTAGCCAAGACCATGAGCACGTCCCCCTCCGCGACGGATTGGCCGTGCTCGACACGGAGTTCCTTCACCGTGCCTGGCTGCGGAGCCAACACGGGGATCTCCATCTTCATGGTCTCCAGGACGGCGACTGGGTCTTCCTCCGTCACCTCGGAGCCCACCTGGACCTCGATCTTCCAGACCGAGCCCGTAATCTCCGACAGCACTTCGACATCCGCCACTCTTCTTCCTTTCTGTGCCGGCCAGCTTTCGAGTCACATCCAGCCCGCTGTCGTCGTGCGACTACACCGCCCGACGGGGACCGCCGTCGACCCGGATCGTCTCCCCGGTGATGTAGGTCGCGCTGTCCGAGGCCAGGAACAGGCATGCCTGGGCCACTTCCTCGGGGCGACCTGCGCGTCCCATCGGGACTCGTTCCTCTACCTCTGCGCTTCGCTTCGCGTCGTTGGAGGTGGGGGAGGCATCCGTCAATATCGCGCCCGGGGCTATGCAGTTCACCCTGACGCCGTACGGTGCCCATTCGTAGGCCATCGTCATCGTCAGCGATACCACGGCACCCTTCGCTGCACCCGCGTGTGCCCGGTGCGGGTGGGCACCGAAAGCTGCGATGGAACCGATGTTCAGGATGGCGCCACGACCTTGCTTCCTGAAAACGGGCAGGCAGGCCTTCGAGCAGTAGAAGACGCTGGTGAGGTTGAGATCGACCACCGCATGCCAGCCGTTCGGGCTGATTTCCTCGAGCGGGCTGGCGAAGTGGCCGCCGGCGTTGTTCACGAGTACGTCCAGTGTGCCGTAGCACTCGTCGATCGAGGCGACCATCGTGGTCACCTGCGCCCAGTCGCGGACGTCCCCTCGCAGCCGCAGGATCTCGGCGCCGGTGTCCCGGAGAGAGCGCGCCGCCT
Coding sequences within it:
- a CDS encoding biotin/lipoyl-binding protein, whose translation is MADVEVLSEITGSVWKIEVQVGSEVTEEDPVAVLETMKMEIPVLAPQPGTVKELRVEHGQSVAEGDVLMVLAT
- a CDS encoding SDR family oxidoreductase; its protein translation is MINGRDEDRLDQAARSLRDTGAEILRLRGDVRDWAQVTTMVASIDECYGTLDVLVNNAGGHFASPLEEISPNGWHAVVDLNLTSVFYCSKACLPVFRKQGRGAILNIGSIAAFGAHPHRAHAGAAKGAVVSLTMTMAYEWAPYGVRVNCIAPGAILTDASPTSNDAKRSAEVEERVPMGRAGRPEEVAQACLFLASDSATYITGETIRVDGGPRRAV
- a CDS encoding extracellular solute-binding protein, which codes for MSHHSSDVSAVSRRSFLALTGGLGAAVAGLAGCDTGYRDRSGAEGTFHIPDPRKSLPSKDVTFRLVDSGDTKKPFWDAFFEAYQKKHQNVTVKYDGMLVNRMDEAIPLGIRNGTAHDVFQLPPSITIQKAVAEGWVAPFDDLVPDVEAWKKKFPDGTFAEGQQIYAGKLYMVPLGTEQRHFCLLHYNKQLMDEAGYDPAEKPLTVDEYRDAARKMTKKIDQVYGVVLEIGQPNRLTSSVEYMARKAGLGIDTGDGIDGRTGEFFFTKPEVLEAIDVVLALRKDGSLFPGSNSLSAPEAWPRVVRGGAGMVSGGPWVAAQWQNDNPDFEFGVADHPTPVEDPLPLGYTRFGSDSVCIYAKSELKGGGRRRAVVRAQRRRPDPLGRDRQLREPADLREGQSDGRQGLHRRGEAVRGDRRRDGRQPAAGCREPRCRAGQPGAENAGGGGLRRGHPGDHGRRGDEPEEGARRPGR
- a CDS encoding ABC transporter permease subunit, which codes for MLPTLVLGTVFTFYPMVASWHISLLDWSGLDTDRIFVGLANYREAVTDPAFWDAFGRTFLFTAAAVPVMLVLALLAAIVLNDQALRMRAVFRTMFFLPVVTTTAIVGVVMSMIMNPFDGPLNQALLDVGAVNQPIDFLGDPNLSLWSVAGVFVWKWMGMAMIYWLVALQTVPHDLYEAARVDGAGWWALQRHITLPMITPFAVIIVLVTFVGALQTFPLVQSMTQGGPAYSSELVELYIYRLAFASQGTPRLGYASAVAVFFGITVLALTLVQAWGVRRAGAFRRDVRDAR